The following coding sequences lie in one Spinacia oleracea cultivar Varoflay chromosome 1, BTI_SOV_V1, whole genome shotgun sequence genomic window:
- the LOC110786770 gene encoding RNA-dependent RNA polymerase 6 produces MGSENNERSSVVTQLSFGGFDNDVTAKMFAEFLENEMGVLVWRCRLKKSWTPPESYPDFQLQSTEDLDNTDDYEKVEPHAFVHFATPESVSQVLDAAGRNDLILFGKVLKVSAGPMNLFRTNQKRRTTTPFKMTDVRLDIGTLVKQDEMIVGWKGPSRGVKFLVDPFDNTCKFNFTRETVFSFKDERKNAVIKCDFKVEFFVREINEIKRYTDRSGLIILLQLSSSPLLSYRSADDDIFESVPFDLLDDDDPWIRTTDFTPTGVIGRCNSYRISLPPRNGPKLERAIKYLIGANVRVEHSSLALKVTDEPSFSMQISDPFFCVQHEEGVPFEVTFMLNAAVHKGIINQHQLTGNFFNLLRTQPAEVNLAALRHICSYKRPVFDAQKRLKLVCDWLLRNPSLLKDPTQLSDIVEVRRLIITPTKAYCLPPEVELSNRVLRQYRDVSDRFLRVTFMDEGMRMLNANVLSYYAPPIVKMITSNTYLQRTSVFKRVNVMLKQGFYLCGRMYTFLAFSSNQLRDRSAWFFAEDKKDRRLTVNSIRNWMGKFTNKNVAKCAARMGQCFSSTYATVKVSSDQVESELPDIERNNYVFSDGIGIISPDLAIEVAEKLQLKDNPPCAYQIRFGGCKGVLACWPPKDDKVKIYLRPSMNKFISGHTVVEVCSWTRFQPGFLNRQIVTLLSALEVPDEVFWRMQETMTAKLDQMLVDTDVAFDVVTASCAEQGNTAAIMLSAGFKPQMEPHLGGMLSCIRAAQLVDLREKARIFVQLGRWLMGCLDEVGVLEQGQCFVQVSKPSLENNFSKHGTRFSDVKKNLEIIKGLVIVAKNPCLHPGDIRILEAVDRPELHHLFDCLVFPQNGERPHPNEASGSDLDGDLYFVAWDENLIPPSKRSWIPMEYTPAAVRELPRPVNVQDIIDFFTKNMVNESLGTICNAHVVHSDISPYGALDEDCLRLAELAALAVDFPKTGKVVTMPNDLKPQMYPDFMGKDKSYSYKSDKILGRLYRRIVDAYGVESSRSDELINVSPKGITYDTDLEVLGSDDFTNEAWGLKCSYVGQICSLLAQYNVSNEEEIVTGHIRSMVKFNGRKQGELKEKLKHSYKCLKKEFRQHFDKLGSDFEHLGDEEKNLVYEKKASAWYQVTYHPEWVKKSLELQGPDNEKQVDVILSFAWVPADYLARIKVKRAGEKGTRDAMQKPINSLANHLAKCMQIS; encoded by the exons ATGGGATCAGAGAATAATGAAAGAAGTTCAGTGGTTACTCAACTCAGTTTTGGTGGGTTCGATAATGATGTCACTGCTAAAATGTTTGCGGAATTCCTCGAGAATGAAATGGGGGTGCTTGTTTGGAGGTGCAGATTGAAGAAATCCTGGACTCCTCCAGAGTCATACCCAGACTTCCAACTTCAAAGTACTGAAGATTTGGATAATACAGATGATTATGAGAAGGTGGAGCCCCACGCTTTTGTGCATTTTGCTACCCCTGAATCAGTAAGCCAAGTCCTGGATGCTGCAGGGAGAAATGATCTTATTTTGTTTGGGAAAGTGCTCAAAGTTAGTGCTGGTCCTATGAATCTCTTTCGTACTAATCAGAAGAGGAGAACGACTACTCCGTTTAAGATGACAGATGTTCGTCTCGATATCGGGACTCTTGTTAAACAGGATGAAATGATTGTTGGCTGGAAAGGACCTTCTAGAGGGGTTAAGTTCCTTGTCGACCCTTTTGATAACACCTGCAAGTTCAACTTCACAAGGGAGACCGTTTTCTCATTCAAAGACGAAAGGAAAAATGCTGTTATTAAATGCGATTTCAAAGTTGAATTTTTTGTCAGGGAGATTAATGAGATCAAACGTTATACAGATAGATCAGGACTAATTATCTTGTTGCAGCTTTCTTCTTCTCCCCTGCTCTCCTACCGTAGTGCTGATGATGATATTTTTGAGTCAGTTCCATTTGATTTGTTAGACGACGATGATCCTTGGATAAGGACTACAGATTTCACGCCTACTGGGGTTATTGGTAGATGTAATTCGTACAGAATTTCACTCCCACCTCGTAATGGTCCGAAGCTTGAGAGAGCTATTAAGTATCTTATAGGAGCAAACGTCCGAGTGGAGCATTCAAGTCTGGCACTTAAGGTCACGGATGAACCTAGTTTCAGTATGCAGATATCTGACCCCTTTTTCTGTGTCCAACACGAAGAAGGTGTTCCATTTGAAGTAACCTTTATGCTGAATGCTGCTGTGCATAAAGGAATCATAAACCAGCACCAACTAACGGGGAACTTTTTCAATCTGCTTAGAACTCAACCAGCGGAGGTTAACTTGGCTGCTTTAAGGCACATTTGTTCCTACAAGCGTCCAGTGTTCGATGCTCAAAAAAGGCTGAAACTAGTCTGTGATTGGTTGCTTAGGAATCCTAGCCTGCTGAAGGACCCAACACAGTTGTCTGATATTGTGGAAGTCAGGAGGCTGATCATAACCCCAACCAAAGCCTACTGTCTTCCTCCTGAAGTTGAACTTTCCAATCGGGTTCTTAGGCAGTACAGAGATGTATCTGATCGGTTTCTAAGAGTAACCTTCATGGATGAAGGAATGCGAATGTTGAATGCAAATGTCCTTTCCTACTACGCTCCTCCAATTGTGAAGATGATCACATCAAATACATATCTTCAAAGGACATCAGTCTTCAAGAGAGTGAACGTGATGTTAAAGCAAGGATTTTACTTGTGTGGGAGGATGTACACCTTTTTGGCATTCTCTTCCAATCAGTTGAGGGATCGTTCTGCTTGGTTCTTTGCTGAAGACAAGAAGGACAGGAGGTTGACTGTAAACAGCATCAGAAACTGGATGGGAAAGTTCACTAACAAGAACGTTGCCAAGTGTGCTGCAAGGATGGGACAGTGTTTCTCATCCACGTACGCGACTGTCAAAGTTTCATCTGACCAAGTTGAATCTGAGCTTCCAGATATTGAAAGGAACAACTATGTTTTCTCTGATGGAATTGGCATCATATCACCAGATCTTGCCATCGAGGTTGCAGAAAAATTGCAACTAAAAGACAATCCACCTTGTGCGTATCAGATCCGGTTTGGAGGTTGCAAAGGTGTTCTGGCATGCTGGCCTCCAAAGGATGACAAAGTAAAAATTTATCTTCGTCCAAGTATGAATAAGTTTATATCTGGGCACACAGTTGTTGAAGTTTGTTCTTGGACAAGATTCCAACCGGGGTTTCTGAACCGACAAATAGTGACTTTGCTTTCAGCACTCGAGGTTCCTGATGAGGTGTTTTGGAGAATGCAGGAAACAATGACAGCAAAACTCGATCAAATGCTGGTGGATACTGATGTGGCTTTTGATGTCGTAACAGCTTCATGTGCGGAGCAAGGTAATACGGCAGCAATCATGTTAAGTGCTGGTTTTAAGCCACAAATGGAGCCTCATCTCGGAGGCATGTTATCTTGCATTAGGGCAGCACAGCTGGTGGACCTCAGAGAAAAGGCTAGAATATTTGTTCAGTTGGGTAGATGGCTGATGGGCTGTCTAGATGAAGTTGGTGTACTTGAACAAGGTCAATGCTTTGTACAGGTGTCTAAACCTTCGCTGGAGAACAACTTCTCTAAACACGGAACAAGGTTTTCAGATGTGAAAAAGAATTTAGAAATCATAAAGGGGTTGGTTATTGTTGCCAAAAATCCTTGTCTTCATCCCGGAGATATAAGGATTCTTGAGGCTGTAGATCGCCCAGAGTTGCATCACCTCTTCGATTGTCTTGTTTTCCCTCAAAATGGTGAGAGACCTCACCCAAATGAAGCGTCAGGCAGTGATTTGGATGGAGATCTATACTTTGTTGCTTGGGATGAGAATCTTATCCCACCTAGTAAGCGAAGTTGGATACCCATGGAGTATACACCTGCTGCAGTAAGGGAATTGCCTCGTCCAGTGAATGTACAG GACATTATAGATTTCTTCACGAAGAACATGGTTAATGAAAGCTTAGGCACAATCTGCAATGCTCATGTAGTTCATTCTGATATTAGTCCATATGGAGCATTAGATGAAGATTGTCTTAGATTAGCAGAACTTGCTGCGTTGGCTGTGGATTTCCCAAAGACAGGGAAGGTGGTGACCATGCCTAACGATCTAAAACCCCAAATGTACCCTGATTTCATGGGGAAAGATAAGAGTTACTCATACAAGTCTGACAAGATTCTGGGAAGACTGTACAGGAGAATTGTGGATGCTTATGGTGTAGAGAGTTCCCGTTCTGATGAATTAATAAATGTCAGTCCTAAGGGTATAACTTATGATACAGATCTGGAGGTTCTGGGTTCAGATGATTTCACAAACGAGGCATGGGGTCTCAAGTGCTCATATGTAGGACAGATTTGCAGTCTGTTGGCGCAGTATAATGTCAGCAACGAAGAGGAGATTGTAACAGGACATATACGGTCAATGGTCAAGTTCAATGGTAGGAAACAAGGAGAGCTCAAGGAAAAGCTCAAACATTCTTACAAATGTCTAAAGAAAGAGTTTAGGCAACATTTTGATAAACTCGGTTCTGATTTTGAGCACCTAGGCGATGAGGAGAAGAACTTGGTTTATGAGAAGAAGGCATCGGCATGGTATCAAGTGACTTATCATCCTGAATGGGTGAAAAAGTCATTGGAGTTGCAAGGCCCTGATAATGAAAAACAGGTGGATGTAATTCTGAGTTTTGCTTGGGTCCCAGCTGATTACCTTGCTCGTATCAAAGTAAAGCGTGCAGGAGAAAAGGGAACAAGGGATGCCATGCAGAAGCCAATCAATTCTTTGGCGAATCACCTCGCAAAGTGCATGCAAATTTCCTGA
- the LOC110786769 gene encoding uncharacterized protein: MPRPGPRPYECVRRAWHSERHQPIRGSLIQEIFRIANEIHSPSTKKKKEWQEKLPIVVLKAEEIIYSKANSEAEYMDLKTLWDRANDAINTIIRREECSEDTAEFLQPCIEAALHLGCFPRRSSRSQRNNHPRGYLTGNPDLTCERSPNPSSSLAPLYSNFRGKEPQNLTLPINSCLNNESFLSRQNCLPGQGSFRSQSCAVYPLYYGACPRPMEPQLKLVDHPTSKPLRDDRPEIDMSRNFSLCNEDYIMNRIGEPKVAIKPPTNECDLSLRLGFPSMQEDEDGRSNGFQGKINGVDSKHEIFSMYHESKAGLKDESLDVNLMVRKRKAVDQMKDPRHSWEPKFLPTFSYKGTRTTG, from the exons ATGCCAAGGCCCGGCCCAAGGCCTTATGAGTGTGTTAGAAGAGCTTGGCATAGTGAAAGGCACCAACCCATTAGAGGCTCCCTTATTCAAGAGATTTTCAg GATTGCAAATGAGATTCATAGCCCATCaacaaagaagaagaaagaatggCAAGAGAAACTCCCCATTGTTGTTCTCAAAGCTGAGGAAATTATCTACTCTAAAGCTAATTCCGAG GCTGAGTATATGGATCTTAAAACGCTGTGGGATCGAGCTAATGATGCAATTAACACCATCATCCGCCGTGAGGAGTGCTCTGAAGATACAGCGGAGTTTTTGCAGCCTTGCATTGAAg CTGCTCTCCATTTAGGTTGTTTTCCTAGAAGATCTTCAAGGAGCCAAAGGAACAATCACCCAAGGGGTTATTTAACCGGAAACCCGGATTTAACCTGTGAGAGGAGTCCCAACCCGAGTTCATCCCTTGCGCCTCTTTACTCAAATTTTCGAGGGAAAGAGCCACAAAATCTTACTCTTCCTATTAATAGTTGCTTAAACAATGAGTCCTTCCTATCTAGACAAAACTGCTTACCTGGTCAAGGTTCATTTCGATCACAGTCATGTGCTGTTTATCCACTGTATTATGGTGCCTGCCCTCGACCTATGGAGCCACAACTAAAGCTTGTTGATCATCCTACTTCGAAACCCCTTAGAGATGACCGCCCTGAAATAGACATGTCACGAAACTTTTCCTTGTGTAATGAGGATTATATAATGAATAGGATAGGTGAACCAAAAGTTGCTATCAAACCACCTACTAATGAGTGTGATTTATCTCTTCGATTGGGGTTTCCATCAATGCAAGAGGATGAAGATGGTCGAAGTAATGGTTTTCAAGGGAAAATAAATGGTGTGGATTCTAAGCATGAGATATTTTCCATGTATCATGAGAGCAAAGCTGGTTTAAAAGACGAGAGTTTGGATGTAAATTTGATGGTAAGGAAGCGAAAGGCAGTTGATCAGATGAAAGATCCGCGTCATTCATGGGAGCCAAAGTTCTTGCCGACTTTCTCTTACAAAGGAACAAGAACTACGGGTTAG
- the LOC110786736 gene encoding glycosyltransferase BC10-like codes for MLSPNPLSLFCAVLLCFPLALVLTISSTSTTLFTPFVSCRLGAFLSPPPPPPLSPPPPPPLSPPLPPPSPLPRPISKPPKTLPKNANSSPLTNTTTLKQPVIKQLPPPPPPPPPVSEDDKDDVDLLRRASRVNPEPTKGHPKKVAFLFMTTTPLSFSSLWELFFNQSGARGKGQYNIYIHTDPRLQYDPPFSGVFEGRVIPSSKPTRRNTPTLIIAARRLLSHALLDDPDNYMFVLLSGSCIPLHSFNFTYTTLVSSNKSFIEILNNETTAWGRWTARGETVMLPEVSFNDFRIGSQFWAISRRHARVVVKDVKLWRKFRLPCVTAGTCFPEENYFPTLLSMVDPQGVIPTTLTNVNWRGRHDGHPRTYNSSEVDPGLIRWLRESRPRYGSLTINGSDLSVMDRWDPFLFARKFAPNCVEPLLSIAKDVLFKD; via the coding sequence ATGCTTTCCCCTAATCCCCTTTCTCTCTTTTGTGCCGTCCTCCTTTGCTTCCCTCTTGCCCTTGTTCTCACCATTTCTTCCACCTCCACCACCCTATTCACCCCTTTTGTTAGTTGTAGACTAGGCGCCTTTCTTTCACCACCACCTCCTCCACCACTATCacctccacctccaccaccaTTGTCACCACCATTGCCACCACCGTCACCACTACCTAGACCCATTTCCAAACCCCCTAAAACCTTACCCAAAAATGCAAATTCTTCCCCTCTTACCAATACAACAACCTTGAAACAGCCTGTTATCAAACAACTgccaccaccgccgccgccgccgccaccAGTTTCTGAGGATGACAAGGATGATGTGGACCTTCTTAGAAGGGCATCTAGAGTCAACCCGGAACCGACAAAAGGCCACCCGAAGAAGGTGGCCTTTTTATTTATGACTACTACTCCACTCTCTTTTTCATCACTCTGGGAGTTGTTCTTTAATCAGAGTGGCGCGAGGGGCAAAGGTCAGTACAACATATACATACATACGGACCCGAGATTGCAATATGATCCTCCATTTTCAGGGGTTTTTGAAGGGCGCGTTATACCCTCTTCCAAGCCCACGCGTCGGAATACTCCAACACTAATTATAGCGGCGCGTAGGTTATTATCTCACGCGCTGCTAGACGACCCTGACAACTACATGTTTGTTCTTCTCTCGGGTTCGTGCATTCCTCTCCACTCTTTCAACTTCACCTACACCACACTCGTGTCGTCGAACAAGAGCTTTATCGAGATTTTAAACAATGAGACGACGGCATGGGGGAGATGGACGGCGCGTGGGGAGACCGTGATGTTACCCGAGGTAAGTTTCAATGATTTCCGCATAGGGTCACAGTTTTGGGCAATCTCGCGCCGTCATGCGCGCGTGGTGGTAAAAGATGTGAAATTATGGCGCAAATTTAGGCTGCCATGCGTAACGGCTGGCACGTGCTTCCCTGAAGAGAATTACTTTCCTACATTGCTGTCTATGGTGGACCCGCAAGGTGTAATCCCCACAACACTTACTAACGTCAACTGGCGAGGACGACACGACGGTCACCCGCGGACTTATAATAGTTCAGAAGTGGACCCAGGATTAATCCGATGGTTGAGAGAGAGTAGGCCCAGGTATGGGAGTTTAACAATCAACGGTTCTGATTTGTCTGTGATGGATAGGTGGGACCCGTTCTTGTTCGCTAGGAAGTTCGCGCCAAATTGTGTAGAGCCATTGTTGAGTATAGCTAAGGATGTCCTCTTCAAAGATTAG